From a single Glycine soja cultivar W05 chromosome 19, ASM419377v2, whole genome shotgun sequence genomic region:
- the LOC114398325 gene encoding small nuclear ribonucleoprotein SmD1a → MKLVRFLMKLNNETVSIELKNGTVVHGTITGVDISMNTHLKTVKLTLKGKNPVTLDHLSVRGNNIRYYILPDSLNLETLLVEEAPKIKPKKPTAGKPLGRGRGRGRGRGRGRGR, encoded by the exons ATGAAGCTCGTCAG GTTTCTGATGAAGCTGAACAACGAAACCGTATCAATCGAGCTCAAGAACGGCACAGTTGTTCACGGCACCATTACAG GTGTTGATATCAGTATGAATACACATTTGAAAACAGTTAAACTAACTCTGAAAGGGAAAAACCCAGTTACTTTGGATCATCTCAGTGTGAGAGGCAACAACATTCGATATTATATCCTTCCTGACAGCTTGAATCTTGAGACTTTACTGGTTGAAGAGGCTCCTAAGATCAAGCCTAAGAAGCCAACTGCTG GGAAGCCTTTGGGGAGAGGGCGGGGACGAGGACGTGGGCGTGGCCGTGGTCGTGGTCGTTAA
- the LOC114398054 gene encoding outer envelope membrane protein 7-like: MGKAKEAAVVAGALAFAWLAIELALKPFLTKARASIDKSDPARDPDDDALPKTTADDVPEASADDVPVAADTKTTDDA; encoded by the coding sequence ATGGGGAAGGCAAAAGAAGCGGCGGTGGTGGCGGGAGCCCTAGCATTCGCGTGGCTCGCTATAGAGCTCGCTCTCAAACCCTTCCTTACCAAGGCACGTGCTTCCATCGACAAGTCCGACCCGGCACGTGACCCCGACGACGATGCTCTTCCTAAAACCACCGCCGACGACGTTCCCGAAGCCTCCGCTGACGACGTGCCTGTCGCTGCTGATACCAAAACCACCGACGACGCCTGA